ACGCTATCTGCATGTTCAAGCCACCCCGTTAAAGGGCAAAACCGGCGAGCGGGTTGGCGTTCTGATCGTGCTGCATGATCTGACCCGGCTGCGTCAGCTCGAATCGGTCAGGCGTGATTTTGTTGGTAATGTCTCGCATGAACTGAAAACGCCGATTACCGCGATCCGCAGTGCCGTCGAAACCCTGATTGACGCCGGGGGCGGGTCCGATGAAGCCAGTCAGCGGTTCTTGTCGATCATCTTTAAGCAGAACGAACGGCTCAACGCTCTGGTTGAAGATCTGCTTGATCTGTCGCGCATCGAACAGGGGGCCATTCAAGGAAATTGGGAGTTGACGAAAGAGCCCCTCTCGCCGATTCTGGAGAGCGCCCGGGGCGCCTGCGAGAGTTTGATCAAGCAGCAACAGATCGAGCTGCAGTTCAATCTCTCCGGCGATTTAGAAGCAGCCATCAACCCCGCCCTGCTCGAACAGGCCGTCATTAACCTGTTGACCAACGCCATCAAGTACAGTGAAAAGGGCGGCCGGGTCATTCTCGAAGCGCATGAGACGGCGACCCGCATCCGCATTCAGGTGCAGGACTTCGGCTGTGGCATCGCAAAAGAACATCTGCCGCGTCTCTTTGAACGTTTTTACCGGGTGGATCTGGCTCGTAGTCGCAACCTTGGTGGCACCGGCCTGGGGTTGGCGATCGTCAAACATGTGGCACAGGCCCATAAGGGCGAAGTCGAGGTTACCAGTCTGCCCGGGCAGGGGAGTTGCTTCTCTATTCTGTTACCAAAGGCGGTGGGCTGATCCGCGCGACCATTTGATCTGGATAGTGCACTGGTCAGACGCGCGACGCCCTGTGGCAATTGGGCTGATCAGGCCTGCGGCCAGATGGCGGGGGAATGTTTTCCACCGGCTACGACTGTTTTTCTGTCTGAAGAGCAAAGGCGTCCTGTCTGGAAAAAATATAAATTCCTGCTTCTCCACAGCTTTACAGAATCGATCCGAGTGCTAGCCTTTCATGAGAAGAGCAGTTCCCGCACATTTAAAGCTCATGGGAGGAAAATATGACATACGGAAAAGGCAGAACCTATAAGAAGGTTGAAGTGATCGGCGTCTCCAGTGCCGGCATCGAGGGTGCGATTCAGCAGGCCGTCAGCAGAGCCCAGACCTCCCTGGAGAAACTCTCCTGGTTTGAAGTTCAGGACATTCGCGGCCACATTGGCGAAGATGGCAAGGTGAGTGAATATCAGGTGGTTATCAAGGTCGCCTTTGAGTTGAAGTAGCGACCGGCGATCATTCAGCGGAGGTCAAACCATGTCTTATGCGATTCGAATTCATTCAACCGGCGGGCCCGAGGTCATGCGCTGGGAGCAGGTTGAAGTCGTTTCCCCCGGTGCCGGCGAAGTCCGGCTGCGGCATACGGCCGTCGGGCTTAATTATATTGATGTCTACCATCGCAGCGGACTCTATCCCCTGGCCGCGCTGCCAGCCATCATCGGCATGGAGGGGGCGGGTGAAGTCCTGGCCGTCGGCGACGGGGTGACGGAGTTCAGAGCTGGAGATCGGGTTGCTTATGCCGGCGCTCCACCGGGAGCTTATGCCACCGAACGCGTGATGCCGGCGCATCGCCTGGTGAAGCTTCCGCCTGAGATCAGTGATCAGCAGGCTGCGGCGATGATGCTGCAGGGGATGACAGCCCAATATCTTATGTGTCGCACCTATCAGGTCCAGCCCGGCGACACGATCCTTTTCCATGCGGCGGCCGGCGGGGTCGGGCTGATCGCCTGCCAATGGGCCAAATCCCTTGGAGCCAAGGTGATCGGCACCGTAGGTACGCCCCAAAAGGCTGAACTCGCGCGTGCGCATGGTTGTGATCACACCATTCTTTATCATCAACAGGATTTTGTGCAGCAGGTGCGCGATTTAACGGATGGGGAAGGGGTTGCTGTCGTTTACGATTCGGTGGGGCAGGAGACCTTTCTGAAATCCCTTGACTGCCTGCGACCCCTGGGGATGCTCGTTTCCTTCGGCCAGTCGTCCGGCCCGGTTACGAGCTTTGACCCCGGGCTGCTGGCCCAGAAGGGCTCACTGTTTCTGACCCGTCCATCCCTGATGAACTACACCGCCCGGCGCAACGACCTGCTCGCCAGCGCGGCAGATCTGTTTGCCGCGGTGGCCTCCAACGCGGTTAAAATAGAGATCAATCAGGAGTACCCCTTAGCCGAAGCCGCACGGGCCCACCGGGATCTCGAAGCGCGCAGGACCACCGGTTCGACCATTCTGATCCCTTAGGTGCGTGGGCCCAGGCCGCGCCTGACTGCCGGCTTGAGCCTCGGGTCAGCCTAACCTGAATTCGGTCACCAAAGAGACGACCATTCAATAGCGGGGGTGGGCTTAAACACAACGGTTTTGTTCAGTTTTCACGAGAAACAACAGCCGTCACCCCCAGCTTTTTCAATTTCAAAGCTCCTTCCAGGGCGGCGTCATGGGTCGGGAACGGCCCGGCAGTCAACAGCGAGGTCGGCAACATGACCTCTACTTCGTCCAGGGTCGTGGCAAGCCCCAGCGCGGTCAGCCGGCGTTGTCCTTTCTTGGCGCTCTGT
Above is a genomic segment from Geopsychrobacter electrodiphilus DSM 16401 containing:
- a CDS encoding dodecin, whose protein sequence is MTYGKGRTYKKVEVIGVSSAGIEGAIQQAVSRAQTSLEKLSWFEVQDIRGHIGEDGKVSEYQVVIKVAFELK
- a CDS encoding quinone oxidoreductase family protein; protein product: MSYAIRIHSTGGPEVMRWEQVEVVSPGAGEVRLRHTAVGLNYIDVYHRSGLYPLAALPAIIGMEGAGEVLAVGDGVTEFRAGDRVAYAGAPPGAYATERVMPAHRLVKLPPEISDQQAAAMMLQGMTAQYLMCRTYQVQPGDTILFHAAAGGVGLIACQWAKSLGAKVIGTVGTPQKAELARAHGCDHTILYHQQDFVQQVRDLTDGEGVAVVYDSVGQETFLKSLDCLRPLGMLVSFGQSSGPVTSFDPGLLAQKGSLFLTRPSLMNYTARRNDLLASAADLFAAVASNAVKIEINQEYPLAEAARAHRDLEARRTTGSTILIP